In Carettochelys insculpta isolate YL-2023 chromosome 21, ASM3395843v1, whole genome shotgun sequence, a single genomic region encodes these proteins:
- the GFI1B gene encoding zinc finger protein Gfi-1b, with the protein MPRSFLVKSKKAHTYHQHHFVDVDLPVPTWDPIPSLCLAPCDKSPEQVRTFCAEFKSEYPECLAPKQDKDCAGLKEEGAPAQYLNRTLSSPPAQETSIPALRVKDCSGSTGTPIFCKPSFSWDVFHSPYTYREMSSSMQSAFLERSVSLYGSHLLPSSEPPIDYSMRYSPDMETYHCVKCNKVFSTPHGLEVHVRRSHSGTRPFACEVCGKTFGHAVSLEQHTNVHSQERSFECKMCGKTFKRSSTLSTHLLIHSDTRPYPCQYCGKRFHQKSDMKKHTYIHTGEKPHKCQVCGKAFSQSSNLITHSRKHTGFKPFSCELCAKGFQRKVDLRRHRESQHSVK; encoded by the exons ATGCCACGTTCTTTTTTGGTGAAGAGTAAGAAGGCCCATACCTACCACCAGCACCACTTTGTGGATGTGGACCTGCCAGTACCCACATGGGATCCAATACCATCCCTTTGCCTTG CCCCATGTGACAAGTCCCCAGAGCAAGTCAGGACCTTCTGCGCAGAGTTCAAAAGCGAGTACCCAGAATGCCTTGCTCCAAAACAAGACAAGGACTGTGCTGGACTGAAGGAGGAAGGTGCACCTGCCCAGTATCTGAACAGGACATTGTCAAGTCCTCCAGCTCAAG AGACATCCATCCCAGCTCTGCGAGTTAAGGACTGCAGCGGTTCTACTGGCACCCCCATCTTCTGcaaacccagcttctcctggGATGTCTTCCATTCTCCATACACCTACAGGGAGATGTCTTCCAGCATGCAGTCAGCCTTCCTGGAgcgctctgttagtctgtatggcagccacctcctcccaAGTTCTGAGCCACCTATTGATTACAGCATGCGTTACTCTCCAGACATGGAGACGTACCACTGTGTGAAGTGCAACAAG GTCTTCTCCACCCCGCATGGGCTAGAAGTCCATGTCCGAAGGTCTCACAGCGGGACGCGGCCCTTTGCTTGTGAGGTGTGTGGCAAAACTTTTGGACATGCTGTGAGCCTGGAGCAGCACACAAACGTCCACTCCCAG GAGAGAAGCTTTGAGTGTAAGATGTGCGGAAAGACTTTTAAACGCTCATCCACCCTGTCCACCCACCTCCTGATCCACTCAGACACCCGGCCCTACCCCTGCCAGTACTGCGGCAAGCGCTTCCACCAGAAATCGGACATGAAGAAACACACCTACATTCATACTG GGGAGAAGCCCCACAAATGCCAAGTGTGCGGCAAAGCCTTCAGCCAGAGCTCCAATCTCATCACCCACAGCCGCAAGCACACCGGCTTCAAGCCCTTCAGCTGTGAGCTCTGTGCCAAGGGCTTCCAGCGCAAGGTGGACCTTCGGCGGCACCGGGAGAGCCAGCACAGTGTGAAATGA